One genomic region from Mycobacterium basiliense encodes:
- the hpxO gene encoding FAD-dependent urate hydroxylase HpxO: protein MKVVIIGAGIGGMSAAIALRQIGIDTEVYERVTENKPVGAAISVWSNGVKCLNYLGLAEQTARLGGIVDTMSYVDAHTGETMCRFSMQPLIDQVGQRPYPIARAELQQMLMAAYGIDDIQFGTTMVEVVGGDGAATATFADGTTASADAVIGADGANSITREYVLGRPVTRRYAGYVNFNGLVEADDAIGPATEWTMHVGDGKRVSAMPVSGGRFYYFFDVVEPEGRPFKKGSAREVLRQQFAGWAPGVQALIDKLDPMTTNRVEILDVDPFHTWVKGRVAVLGDAAHNTTPDIGQGGCSAMEDAVALQWAFKDNPTDVDAALAAYQASRTERAGDLVLRARKRCDLIHAKNPETTAAWYEELRNEDGTNIIRGLVASIMGGPLTPLS from the coding sequence GTGAAAGTGGTGATCATCGGTGCCGGCATAGGTGGCATGAGCGCCGCGATTGCGCTACGACAAATCGGCATCGACACCGAGGTCTACGAGCGTGTCACGGAGAACAAGCCGGTCGGCGCCGCCATATCGGTGTGGTCCAACGGCGTGAAATGCCTCAACTACCTGGGACTCGCGGAGCAGACGGCACGGCTGGGCGGGATCGTCGACACGATGAGCTACGTCGATGCCCACACCGGAGAGACCATGTGCCGGTTCTCGATGCAGCCGCTCATCGATCAGGTCGGCCAGCGCCCGTATCCGATCGCACGCGCCGAATTGCAACAAATGCTGATGGCGGCCTACGGCATCGACGACATCCAGTTCGGCACGACCATGGTTGAGGTCGTCGGCGGCGACGGTGCTGCGACCGCGACGTTCGCCGACGGCACCACCGCGAGTGCCGACGCCGTGATCGGCGCCGACGGTGCGAACTCGATCACCCGGGAATACGTGCTCGGCCGGCCGGTTACCCGGCGCTACGCCGGCTACGTCAACTTCAACGGCCTGGTGGAAGCCGACGACGCCATCGGCCCCGCCACCGAGTGGACCATGCATGTCGGCGACGGCAAGCGGGTTTCGGCGATGCCGGTCTCCGGGGGCCGGTTCTACTACTTTTTCGACGTGGTCGAGCCCGAGGGCCGGCCTTTCAAAAAGGGATCCGCACGCGAGGTGCTACGCCAGCAGTTCGCCGGTTGGGCTCCAGGCGTGCAGGCATTGATCGACAAACTCGACCCGATGACCACCAACCGGGTCGAGATCCTCGACGTGGACCCGTTTCACACCTGGGTCAAGGGGCGCGTCGCCGTGCTCGGCGATGCCGCCCACAACACCACTCCCGACATCGGGCAGGGCGGATGCTCCGCGATGGAAGACGCGGTGGCACTGCAGTGGGCGTTCAAGGACAACCCCACCGACGTTGACGCCGCGCTGGCCGCCTATCAGGCCAGTCGCACCGAACGCGCCGGCGATCTGGTGTTGCGGGCCCGAAAACGTTGCGATCTCATCCATGCCAAGAACCCCGAGACCACTGCGGCCTGGTACGAGGAGCTGCGAAACGAAGACGGCACCAACATCATTCGCGGGCTCGTCGCCAGCATCATGGGTGGGCCGCTCACCCCGCTGAGTTGA
- a CDS encoding D-TA family PLP-dependent enzyme, producing MVPIADDVDTPAVLIDRDILDRNIARMSTAVAAKGIALRPHVKTHKMPEIAELQLQAGAAGLTVATVGEAEVFVDHGADDIFIAYPLWLSARQADLLRKLTARARIALGVDSADGAANAAAKLAGTAAAIDVLIEVDSGHHRSGVRTEQLLEVARATRDSGLRLTGVFTFPGHGYAPGKPGEAAELERRALDDAADTLIAAGFPIARRSGGSTPTAQLAATGGVTELRPGVYVFGDAQQLELGTCTPDEVALTVAATVVSRHETANGPRRIILDAGSKVLGSDRPDWATGFGRLIDHLDARIVALSEHHATVVWPDDAALPRLGARLRVIPNHVCLTTNLVDEVAVVRDAKLIDWWKVAARGKNN from the coding sequence GTGGTCCCCATTGCTGATGACGTCGATACACCGGCCGTGTTGATCGACCGCGACATCCTTGACCGCAACATTGCACGGATGAGTACGGCGGTCGCCGCCAAAGGGATCGCCCTTCGGCCGCACGTGAAGACGCACAAGATGCCCGAGATCGCCGAGCTGCAACTCCAAGCGGGCGCGGCGGGTTTGACCGTGGCCACCGTTGGGGAGGCCGAGGTATTCGTCGACCACGGCGCCGACGACATCTTCATCGCCTACCCCCTCTGGTTGAGTGCCCGCCAAGCCGACCTGCTGCGCAAGCTGACCGCCCGCGCCAGGATCGCCCTCGGCGTCGACTCTGCGGACGGCGCCGCCAATGCAGCAGCCAAGCTCGCCGGCACCGCCGCGGCAATCGACGTCCTTATCGAAGTCGACAGTGGTCATCACCGCAGCGGTGTCCGTACCGAGCAACTGCTCGAGGTGGCCCGCGCCACTCGTGATAGCGGTCTGAGGCTCACCGGCGTATTCACCTTCCCCGGTCATGGCTATGCACCCGGCAAGCCCGGAGAGGCCGCTGAACTCGAGCGGCGTGCTCTCGACGATGCGGCGGACACCCTGATAGCCGCCGGGTTCCCGATCGCCCGGCGCAGTGGCGGATCCACTCCGACCGCGCAGCTGGCGGCCACGGGAGGGGTCACCGAGTTGCGACCGGGCGTGTACGTGTTCGGTGATGCCCAGCAACTTGAACTCGGGACGTGTACGCCCGACGAGGTGGCCCTGACCGTGGCCGCGACGGTCGTGAGCCGACATGAGACCGCCAACGGCCCGCGGCGGATCATCCTGGATGCCGGCAGCAAGGTCCTCGGCAGCGATCGCCCGGACTGGGCGACCGGGTTCGGCCGGCTCATCGACCACCTCGACGCACGCATCGTTGCGCTCTCGGAGCACCACGCCACCGTTGTCTGGCCCGATGATGCCGCTCTCCCGCGGCTGGGAGCGCGATTGCGGGTGATTCCCAACCATGTCTGCCTGACCACCAACCTCGTTGACGAAGTAGCCGTCGTCCGCGACGCAAAACTGATCGACTGGTGGAAGGTCGCCGCCCGCGGCAAGAACAATTGA
- a CDS encoding sensor histidine kinase has protein sequence MAEHRPRGVPLRVGLVAATLALVLCGLLASGVAVTSILRHSLISRIDAMLVDASHTWAQSPWKHAVANVEGPDPARPPSKFYVRSISPDGHTMTAINDRNAEPALPGDNDVGPDPITLPSVSGSDIEWRAVTVHGPQGGLTTVAIDLSDVQHTVRSLVWLQTAIGAAVLVVVGLAGFAVVQRSLRPLVEVEQTAADIASGQLDRRVPERDPRTEVGRLSLALNGMLSQIQQAVAASEASAEKARSSEDRMRRFITDASHELRTPLTTIRGFAELYRQGAARDVSMLLSRIESEASRMGLLVDDLLTLARLDVQRPLESSQVDLLVLASDAVHDARAIDPQRTITLEVLDGPGTPEVLGDEPRLRQVLSNLVVNALQHTPASADVTVRVGTEGDDAVLEVADQGPGMPEEDAARVFERFYRTDSSRARASGGTGLGLSIVHSLVKAHGGTVTVTTAPGEGCCFRVTLPRVSEVAVDVGEPVS, from the coding sequence ATGGCCGAACACCGTCCACGAGGGGTGCCGCTGCGGGTGGGCCTGGTTGCGGCCACCCTTGCTCTGGTGTTGTGCGGCCTGCTGGCCTCGGGCGTGGCGGTCACCTCGATCCTGCGGCACAGCCTGATCAGCCGGATCGACGCGATGCTGGTCGACGCCTCGCATACGTGGGCGCAGTCGCCCTGGAAGCATGCCGTTGCCAACGTCGAAGGTCCCGATCCCGCCCGGCCGCCATCGAAGTTCTACGTGCGCAGCATCAGCCCCGACGGCCATACGATGACGGCCATCAACGACCGCAATGCCGAGCCGGCGCTGCCCGGCGACAACGACGTGGGTCCAGACCCGATCACGCTGCCGTCGGTATCCGGCTCGGACATCGAGTGGCGTGCGGTCACGGTACACGGGCCGCAGGGCGGTCTGACCACTGTGGCCATCGATTTGTCCGATGTTCAGCACACGGTTCGATCGCTGGTCTGGTTGCAGACCGCTATCGGGGCCGCCGTTTTGGTGGTGGTCGGTCTGGCGGGATTTGCGGTGGTACAGCGCAGTCTGCGTCCGCTGGTCGAAGTCGAACAGACGGCCGCGGACATCGCCTCCGGCCAGCTGGATCGCCGCGTTCCCGAGCGCGATCCCCGTACCGAGGTGGGTCGGCTGTCGCTGGCGCTCAACGGGATGCTCTCCCAAATTCAGCAAGCGGTGGCGGCCTCGGAGGCCTCGGCGGAAAAGGCCCGCAGCTCAGAGGACCGGATGCGGCGATTCATCACCGACGCCAGCCACGAACTGCGTACACCGCTGACCACCATCCGTGGCTTCGCCGAGTTGTATCGCCAGGGTGCCGCTCGCGACGTTTCCATGTTGTTATCGCGGATCGAAAGCGAAGCGAGCCGGATGGGTCTGCTGGTGGACGACTTGCTGACGCTGGCCCGCCTGGACGTGCAACGGCCGCTGGAAAGTAGCCAGGTTGACTTGCTGGTGCTAGCCAGCGACGCGGTGCACGACGCGCGGGCGATCGACCCCCAGCGCACGATCACCCTGGAAGTGCTGGATGGTCCCGGCACTCCCGAGGTGCTTGGCGACGAGCCCAGGCTGCGCCAGGTGTTGAGCAATCTCGTCGTCAATGCGTTGCAGCACACCCCGGCGAGCGCCGACGTCACGGTACGAGTGGGCACCGAGGGCGACGATGCGGTGCTCGAAGTGGCTGACCAGGGTCCCGGCATGCCCGAGGAGGATGCGGCGCGCGTGTTCGAACGCTTTTACCGGACCGACTCATCGCGGGCCCGGGCCAGCGGGGGCACCGGGCTCGGCCTGTCGATCGTCCACTCCTTGGTGAAGGCGCACGGTGGCACCGTCACGGTGACCACCGCGCCGGGGGAGGGTTGTTGCTTTCGCGTCACCTTGCCGCGCGTCAGCGAGGTGGCGGTCGACGTAGGTGAGCCGGTCAGCTAG
- a CDS encoding ferredoxin, giving the protein MSYRVEVDLDLCQGHAMCELEAPDHFRVPKRGKVEIVDAEPPPEARAEVERAVRMCPTQALSIKAKES; this is encoded by the coding sequence ATGAGCTACCGAGTCGAAGTCGACCTGGATCTATGCCAGGGCCATGCGATGTGCGAACTGGAAGCACCGGACCACTTCCGGGTGCCCAAACGCGGCAAGGTAGAAATCGTCGACGCCGAGCCTCCACCGGAGGCGCGTGCGGAGGTCGAGCGAGCGGTCCGGATGTGTCCGACCCAAGCGTTGTCCATCAAGGCGAAAGAGAGCTAA
- a CDS encoding cytochrome P450: MTIHVGGPELDLDPYDYDFHEDPYPYYRRLRDEAPLYHNRELGFWALSRHRDVHHGFRNSTTLSNRDGVSLDPVSRGPHAAKTMSFLAMDDPAHLRLRALVSKGFTPRRIRELEPRVTELAVHHLDAMLEKATSGTRGSETVDYVAEFAGKLPMDVISELMGVPVADRDQIRAMADGVMHRDEGVNDVPASAIEASINLIVYYQQMIAERRQRPAEDLTSALLEAEIDGDRLTDDEILGFMFLMVIAGNETTTKLLANAAFWGYKNPDQLTPIYADLSRVPLWVEETLRYDTSSQILARTVVGELTLHDTTIPEGDVVLLLPGSAHRDERAFDNPDDYLVGREIGPKLLSFGSGAHFCLGAHLARMEARVALSELFKRIRGYQVDEANAVRVHSSNVRGFAHLPITVEVR; encoded by the coding sequence ATGACCATCCATGTTGGCGGCCCAGAGCTGGACCTGGATCCCTACGACTATGACTTCCACGAAGATCCGTACCCGTACTACCGCCGGCTGCGGGACGAGGCTCCGCTCTACCACAACCGAGAACTTGGCTTTTGGGCCTTGTCTCGGCACCGTGACGTGCATCACGGCTTCCGCAACAGCACGACACTGTCCAACCGCGACGGGGTTTCGCTGGATCCGGTGTCACGCGGACCGCATGCCGCCAAGACGATGTCGTTCCTGGCGATGGACGACCCGGCGCATCTGCGGCTGCGCGCGCTCGTCTCGAAGGGTTTTACCCCGCGCCGGATCCGTGAACTCGAACCGCGGGTGACCGAACTCGCAGTGCACCACCTCGACGCCATGCTGGAGAAGGCGACCAGTGGGACGCGGGGCTCCGAAACCGTGGACTATGTAGCCGAATTCGCCGGCAAGTTGCCGATGGACGTGATCTCCGAGCTGATGGGTGTGCCGGTCGCCGATCGTGACCAGATCCGGGCCATGGCCGACGGCGTCATGCATCGAGACGAAGGCGTCAACGACGTGCCGGCCTCGGCCATCGAGGCGTCCATCAACCTCATCGTCTACTACCAACAGATGATCGCCGAGCGCCGCCAGCGGCCGGCAGAGGATCTGACGTCGGCACTGCTGGAAGCGGAGATCGACGGCGACCGGCTCACCGATGACGAGATTCTCGGATTCATGTTTCTGATGGTGATCGCCGGCAACGAGACGACGACCAAACTCCTTGCCAATGCCGCTTTCTGGGGATACAAGAATCCTGATCAATTGACGCCGATCTACGCGGACTTGTCGAGGGTGCCGCTCTGGGTCGAGGAAACCCTGCGATATGACACATCCAGCCAGATCCTGGCCCGTACCGTCGTCGGGGAACTCACCCTCCACGACACCACCATCCCGGAAGGGGACGTGGTGCTGCTACTGCCCGGTTCGGCGCACCGCGACGAGCGCGCCTTCGACAACCCGGACGACTATCTGGTCGGGCGCGAAATCGGGCCCAAGTTATTGAGTTTCGGTAGCGGGGCACACTTCTGCCTGGGCGCCCATCTAGCGCGGATGGAGGCCAGGGTCGCCCTTTCCGAGCTGTTCAAACGAATCCGGGGATACCAGGTCGACGAAGCCAACGCCGTGCGCGTGCACTCCAGCAATGTCCGGGGGTTCGCTCACCTACCCATCACGGTGGAGGTTCGCTAA
- a CDS encoding SDR family oxidoreductase, with the protein MPRFQPHPDRRPAIVAGASSGIGAATAVDLAAHGFPVALGARRVEKCQEIAEKIQADGGEAVALPLDVTDANSVKGFVHRATEQLGDIEILVAGAGDTYFGRLHEIDTETFESQVQIHLIGANRLATAVLGGMLERQRGDLIFVGSDVALRQRPHMGAYGAAKAGLLAMVTNLQMELEGTGVRASIVHPGPTKTAMGWSMPVEAVGPALEDWAKWGQARHNYFLRATDIARAITFVTETPRGGFVANIELQPEAPLAATKERQQLKVDEKDLKS; encoded by the coding sequence ATGCCACGCTTCCAACCTCATCCGGACCGCAGGCCCGCGATCGTTGCCGGCGCCTCATCGGGCATTGGCGCGGCCACCGCGGTTGATCTTGCCGCGCATGGATTTCCGGTTGCACTGGGTGCGCGGCGGGTTGAGAAGTGTCAGGAGATTGCCGAGAAAATCCAGGCCGACGGAGGCGAGGCGGTCGCGCTACCGCTCGACGTGACCGACGCCAATTCGGTCAAGGGATTTGTGCACCGGGCCACCGAACAACTCGGCGATATTGAAATTCTCGTCGCCGGCGCCGGCGATACCTACTTTGGCAGGCTACACGAAATTGATACCGAGACTTTCGAATCCCAGGTCCAAATTCATCTGATCGGAGCCAACCGGTTGGCCACCGCGGTGCTGGGCGGCATGCTCGAGCGCCAGCGCGGCGACCTCATCTTCGTAGGATCCGATGTGGCGTTGCGCCAGCGCCCGCACATGGGCGCCTACGGAGCCGCGAAGGCCGGACTGCTCGCGATGGTGACCAACCTGCAGATGGAGCTCGAGGGCACCGGCGTGCGAGCCTCGATCGTGCATCCCGGCCCGACGAAGACGGCGATGGGCTGGAGCATGCCGGTCGAGGCGGTCGGACCGGCGTTGGAGGACTGGGCCAAATGGGGTCAGGCGCGCCACAACTACTTCCTGCGGGCCACCGACATCGCGCGTGCCATCACCTTTGTCACGGAGACGCCCAGGGGCGGCTTCGTGGCGAATATAGAGCTGCAGCCCGAAGCTCCATTGGCTGCAACGAAAGAACGTCAACAACTCAAGGTTGACGAGAAGGACCTGAAGTCATGA
- a CDS encoding cytochrome P450, with protein sequence MTTAIVPRVSGGEDEHGHLEEFRIDPIGLMQRTRDECGDVGWFQLAGKHVVLLSGAKANEFFFRSTDEDLDQAEAYPFMTPIFGKGVVFDASPERRKEMLHNSALRGEHMKGHATTIEHEVHRMIENWGEKGEIDLLDFFAELTIYTSTSCLIGTKFRNQLDSRFAHFYHELERGTDPLCYVDPYLPIESFQRRDEARKGLVALVQEIMHQRMANPPADKSERDMLDVLVSIKDEQGNPRFSADEITGMFISLMFAGHHTSSGTSAWTLIELLRHPDAYTAVIDELDELYADGQPVSFHALRQIPQLESVLKETLRLHPPLIILMRVAKGEFEVEGYPIHRGELVAASPAISNRIPEDFPDPNAFVPQRYTEPRQEDLINRWTWIPFGAGRHRCVGAAFATMQIKAIFSVLLREYEFEMAQPADSYRNDHSKMVVQLARPATVRYRRRAATTNPDQR encoded by the coding sequence ATGACGACAGCAATCGTGCCGCGGGTTTCCGGCGGCGAGGACGAACACGGTCACCTCGAGGAGTTCCGAATCGATCCCATCGGCCTGATGCAGCGGACCCGCGACGAGTGTGGGGACGTGGGTTGGTTTCAGCTCGCGGGCAAGCACGTCGTCTTGCTATCGGGAGCCAAGGCTAACGAGTTCTTCTTCCGTTCCACCGACGAAGATCTGGACCAAGCCGAAGCTTATCCCTTCATGACGCCGATCTTCGGTAAGGGAGTGGTATTCGACGCCAGCCCCGAACGTCGCAAAGAGATGCTGCACAATTCGGCGTTGCGCGGTGAACATATGAAGGGCCACGCGACCACCATCGAGCACGAAGTGCACCGGATGATCGAGAATTGGGGCGAGAAAGGCGAAATCGACCTGCTGGACTTCTTCGCCGAACTGACCATCTACACCTCGACCTCGTGCCTGATCGGTACCAAGTTCCGCAATCAGCTGGACTCGCGGTTTGCCCACTTCTACCACGAACTCGAGCGGGGGACCGATCCGCTGTGCTACGTCGATCCCTATCTGCCGATCGAAAGCTTCCAACGACGCGACGAGGCCCGAAAAGGGTTGGTGGCGTTGGTGCAAGAAATCATGCACCAACGGATGGCCAATCCACCGGCGGACAAGAGCGAACGCGACATGCTCGACGTGCTGGTGTCGATCAAGGACGAACAGGGCAATCCGCGGTTCTCCGCCGATGAGATCACCGGCATGTTCATCTCGTTGATGTTCGCCGGGCACCACACCAGCTCGGGAACCTCGGCGTGGACGCTGATCGAGCTGCTACGTCACCCCGATGCCTACACGGCCGTGATCGACGAGCTCGACGAGCTCTACGCCGACGGTCAGCCGGTGAGTTTCCACGCGCTGCGCCAGATTCCGCAGCTGGAAAGCGTGTTGAAGGAAACGCTGCGGCTGCACCCGCCGCTGATCATTCTGATGCGGGTTGCCAAGGGCGAATTCGAGGTGGAGGGCTATCCGATTCACCGAGGCGAATTGGTGGCTGCTTCACCGGCGATCTCCAATCGGATCCCCGAGGATTTCCCAGACCCGAATGCATTTGTGCCGCAGCGCTACACCGAGCCGCGCCAGGAAGATCTGATCAACCGCTGGACGTGGATTCCGTTCGGCGCCGGTCGGCATCGGTGCGTGGGAGCGGCATTTGCCACCATGCAGATCAAGGCCATTTTCTCGGTTCTGCTGCGCGAGTACGAGTTCGAGATGGCACAGCCGGCCGACAGCTATCGCAACGACCACTCCAAGATGGTGGTGCAGTTGGCCCGGCCTGCCACCGTGCGCTACCGGCGCCGAGCGGCTACCACCAACCCGGACCAACGATGA
- a CDS encoding NDMA-dependent alcohol dehydrogenase, with translation MKTKGALIWEFNQPWSVEDIEMGDPVKDEVKIQMEAAGMCRSDHHLVTGGIPMAGFPVLGGHEGAGIVTEVGPGVDDIAPGDHVVLSFIPSCGQCPTCQAGLRNLCDLGAGLLAGAAVSDGTFRIQARGQNVYPMTLLGTFSPYMVVHRSSVVKIDPSVPFEVACLVGCGVTTGYGSAVRTADIRPGDDVAIVGVGGVGMAALQGAVNAGARYIFVVEPVEWKRDQALKFGATHVYPDMEAALMGIGEVTYGLMAKKVVITVGELHGADVDAYLNITAKGGTCVVTAIGSLMDTQVSLNLAMLTLMQKNLQGTIFGGGNPQYDIPQLLSMYKAGKLNIDDMITRQYRLEQINDGYQDMLDGKNIRGVIRFTDDDR, from the coding sequence GTGAAGACAAAAGGCGCGCTGATCTGGGAGTTCAACCAGCCGTGGTCGGTCGAAGACATCGAAATGGGCGACCCCGTCAAAGACGAAGTCAAGATCCAAATGGAAGCGGCGGGTATGTGCCGCTCCGACCATCACCTGGTCACCGGCGGTATCCCGATGGCAGGCTTTCCCGTCCTGGGCGGTCATGAGGGCGCCGGCATAGTCACCGAGGTCGGGCCCGGCGTCGACGACATCGCCCCCGGTGACCACGTGGTGCTGTCCTTCATTCCGTCATGTGGCCAATGCCCGACCTGTCAGGCCGGCCTGCGCAATCTGTGCGACCTGGGTGCCGGCTTACTGGCCGGCGCGGCGGTCTCCGACGGCACCTTCCGCATCCAGGCCCGCGGCCAGAACGTCTACCCCATGACCCTGCTGGGTACCTTCTCGCCATACATGGTGGTACACCGCAGTTCGGTGGTGAAGATCGATCCGTCGGTCCCCTTCGAAGTCGCCTGCCTGGTCGGCTGCGGCGTCACCACCGGTTACGGCTCGGCGGTGCGCACGGCCGACATCCGACCGGGTGACGACGTCGCCATCGTCGGTGTCGGCGGGGTCGGCATGGCGGCGCTGCAGGGCGCGGTCAACGCCGGGGCGCGCTACATCTTCGTCGTCGAGCCAGTGGAGTGGAAGCGCGATCAGGCGCTGAAATTCGGCGCCACCCACGTCTACCCTGACATGGAAGCCGCGCTGATGGGCATCGGCGAGGTCACCTACGGTCTGATGGCCAAGAAGGTGGTAATCACCGTGGGTGAACTCCACGGTGCCGATGTCGACGCCTACCTGAACATCACCGCCAAGGGCGGCACCTGCGTGGTCACCGCGATCGGCAGCCTGATGGACACCCAGGTGTCCCTGAACCTGGCGATGTTGACCCTGATGCAGAAGAACCTGCAGGGCACCATCTTCGGTGGTGGTAACCCGCAGTACGACATCCCGCAACTGCTGTCCATGTACAAGGCCGGCAAGCTGAATATTGACGACATGATCACCCGTCAGTACCGGCTGGAGCAGATCAACGACGGCTACCAGGACATGCTGGACGGCAAGAACATTCGCGGCGTGATCCGGTTCACCGACGACGATCGGTAA
- a CDS encoding ketosteroid isomerase family protein: protein MTQIAQSPALAASQASWRCVQVHDREGWLALMADDVVVEDPIGKSVTNPDGTGVKGKDGVASFYDTNIAANRLTITCEETFPSSSENEIAHILVLRSEFEGGFTSEVRGVFTYRVNDDGLITNMRGYWNLEMMNFGKKE from the coding sequence ATGACCCAAATAGCGCAATCACCGGCACTGGCCGCATCGCAAGCATCGTGGCGCTGCGTCCAAGTTCACGATCGAGAAGGTTGGCTCGCGCTCATGGCCGACGACGTCGTCGTTGAGGATCCGATCGGCAAGTCGGTTACCAATCCCGATGGCACCGGCGTAAAGGGCAAGGACGGCGTTGCCTCATTCTACGACACCAATATCGCGGCCAACCGATTGACCATCACTTGTGAGGAAACGTTCCCATCGAGTTCGGAGAACGAGATCGCGCATATCTTGGTGCTGCGTAGCGAGTTTGAGGGCGGATTCACCAGTGAGGTTCGCGGGGTGTTCACCTATCGGGTCAATGACGACGGGTTGATCACCAACATGCGCGGATACTGGAATCTGGAAATGATGAACTTCGGCAAGAAGGAGTGA
- the phoP gene encoding two-component system response regulator PhoP, with product MTAATPPSEAATPEARILVVDDEDNIVELLSVSLKFQGFEVYTATNGAQALDRARETRPDAVILDVMMPGMDGFGVLRRLRADGIDAPALFLTARDSLQDKIAGLTLGGDDYVTKPFSLEEVVARLRVILRRAGKGSAQPRNARLTFADIELDEETHEVWKAGQPVSLSPTEFTLLRYFVINAGTVLSKPKILDHVWRYDFGGDVNVVESYVSYLRRKIDTGEKRLLHTLRGVGYVLREPR from the coding sequence ATGACAGCCGCAACGCCACCGAGTGAGGCCGCCACCCCAGAAGCACGCATCCTTGTCGTCGACGACGAGGACAACATCGTCGAGCTGCTATCGGTCAGCCTCAAGTTCCAGGGCTTCGAGGTGTACACGGCGACCAACGGGGCCCAAGCGTTGGATCGGGCCCGGGAAACACGCCCCGACGCGGTGATCCTGGACGTGATGATGCCCGGAATGGACGGTTTCGGGGTGCTGCGCCGGCTGCGCGCCGACGGCATCGATGCTCCGGCGTTGTTCTTGACCGCGCGAGACTCGCTGCAGGACAAGATCGCGGGCTTGACCCTGGGCGGGGACGACTATGTGACCAAGCCGTTCAGCCTGGAAGAGGTCGTCGCTCGGCTGCGGGTCATTCTGCGGCGCGCCGGCAAAGGCAGCGCCCAGCCCCGCAATGCCCGCCTCACGTTCGCCGATATCGAGCTCGACGAGGAAACACACGAGGTGTGGAAGGCCGGCCAACCGGTGTCGCTGTCGCCCACCGAGTTCACCTTGCTGCGCTATTTCGTGATCAACGCCGGCACGGTGCTGAGCAAGCCGAAGATCCTGGACCACGTCTGGCGCTACGACTTCGGCGGTGACGTCAACGTCGTCGAGTCCTACGTGTCGTATCTGCGACGCAAGATCGATACCGGGGAGAAGCGGCTGCTGCATACGTTGCGCGGTGTGGGTTATGTGTTGCGGGAGCCGCGATGA
- a CDS encoding nuclear transport factor 2 family protein, with product MASFERAELEEWVQSWLEANKACERSGNWTLLAEFYAADATYGWNIGPKEDVMCVGIDEIREVALGLEMEGLEGWQYPYQKVIIDDRQGEIVGFWKQVVVDADGGRQEVYGIGGSWFRLNADKLIEWQRDFFDFGHVQALYLDLMKGGKLSQGMQRRIERSLAGERLPGYYPLGKTPVPIW from the coding sequence ATGGCGTCGTTCGAGCGTGCAGAGCTTGAAGAGTGGGTGCAGTCCTGGCTCGAGGCCAACAAGGCCTGCGAAAGATCGGGCAATTGGACGCTGCTGGCCGAGTTCTACGCCGCCGATGCCACCTACGGATGGAACATCGGCCCCAAAGAGGACGTGATGTGCGTCGGGATCGACGAGATCCGCGAGGTTGCGCTCGGCCTGGAGATGGAGGGGTTGGAGGGTTGGCAGTACCCCTACCAGAAGGTGATCATCGACGACCGGCAGGGAGAGATCGTCGGCTTCTGGAAGCAGGTTGTCGTCGACGCCGACGGCGGTCGGCAGGAGGTCTACGGAATCGGGGGTAGCTGGTTCCGGCTCAACGCCGACAAGCTCATCGAGTGGCAACGGGACTTCTTCGACTTCGGCCATGTGCAGGCGCTCTACCTGGACCTGATGAAGGGTGGAAAGCTGTCCCAGGGTATGCAGCGGCGCATCGAACGCAGCCTCGCCGGCGAGCGCCTGCCCGGCTACTACCCGCTGGGCAAGACCCCTGTCCCGATCTGGTGA
- a CDS encoding HIT family protein, whose product MASIFTKIINRELPGRFVYEDDDVVAFLTIEPMTQGHTLVVPRAEIDQWQDVDGAAFARVMEVSQLIGKAVCKAFRTERAGVIIAGLEVPHLHVHVFPTRRLSDFGFANVDRNPSPESLDEAQAKIKAALDQLG is encoded by the coding sequence ATGGCGTCGATCTTCACCAAGATCATCAATCGTGAACTGCCGGGCCGCTTTGTCTACGAGGACGACGACGTCGTTGCGTTCTTGACAATTGAGCCGATGACCCAGGGGCACACCCTAGTGGTGCCGCGTGCCGAGATCGATCAGTGGCAAGACGTGGACGGTGCGGCGTTCGCTCGTGTCATGGAGGTCAGCCAGCTGATCGGCAAAGCCGTGTGCAAAGCGTTCAGGACCGAGCGGGCCGGGGTGATCATCGCCGGGTTGGAGGTCCCGCATTTGCACGTCCACGTGTTCCCCACCCGCAGGCTCAGCGACTTCGGCTTTGCCAACGTCGACCGCAATCCGTCGCCGGAATCCCTCGACGAAGCCCAGGCCAAGATCAAGGCCGCCCTGGACCAGCTGGGCTAG